A single region of the Streptomyces sp. NBC_00236 genome encodes:
- a CDS encoding ABC transporter permease subunit, which yields MTATAVLRSEWIKIRSVRSVAGSLTAVFLATMAVTVLSFATVGQAEADNADADLVFGAFYALNFGQIAAISFGATAISSEYVNGALRLSLAAVPRRTLFYTVKMSLIGSAALAVGLVTSFSSFLVGQLFMGDYAIGLGEPGALRAAFGSGIYLALMTLFAAGLTVLLRSAVAVLSLLIPFILIVSFVVGDIAGGVADYLPDRAGQLVLHQHPDGSIGPWAGLAVTAAWAGATLVAGWWALRRRDA from the coding sequence ATGACGGCCACCGCAGTTCTGCGCTCCGAGTGGATCAAGATCAGATCGGTGCGCTCCGTCGCCGGATCCCTGACGGCGGTCTTCCTCGCCACCATGGCCGTCACGGTCCTCAGCTTCGCCACCGTCGGCCAGGCCGAGGCGGACAACGCGGACGCGGATCTTGTCTTCGGTGCCTTCTACGCGCTGAACTTCGGTCAGATCGCGGCCATCAGCTTCGGAGCCACAGCGATCTCGTCCGAATACGTCAACGGTGCGCTGCGTCTGTCGCTGGCTGCGGTTCCGCGCCGCACTCTGTTCTACACGGTCAAGATGTCGCTCATCGGAAGCGCAGCTCTGGCCGTTGGGCTGGTCACCAGCTTCAGCTCATTCCTCGTCGGGCAACTGTTCATGGGGGACTATGCCATCGGGCTGGGTGAACCGGGCGCGCTGAGGGCGGCTTTCGGCAGCGGCATATATCTCGCTCTGATGACTCTCTTCGCCGCTGGGCTGACCGTTCTGTTGCGAAGCGCCGTTGCCGTGCTCAGCCTGCTCATTCCCTTCATCCTGATCGTCTCGTTCGTCGTCGGCGACATCGCGGGTGGCGTGGCCGACTATCTTCCCGACCGGGCCGGCCAGTTGGTGCTGCACCAGCATCCGGACGGCAGCATCGGGCCCTGGGCTGGGCTTGCCGTGACCGCAGCATGGGCGGGGGCGACGTTGGTCGCCGGCTGGTGGGCACTGCGACGCCGGGATGCCTAG
- a CDS encoding ATP-binding cassette domain-containing protein → MTSIDVNELTKDYGATRAVDRLTFSVRPGRVTGFLGPNGAGKSTTMRLVLGLDRPTAGTATIGGRAYEALNDPLRRVGVLLDAQAAHGSRSARDHLLTLATSNGLGRARVEEVLEEAGLGRVGGRRVKTFSLGMRQRLGIAAALLGDPEVIMLDEPSNGLDPEGIIWVRELMKRMAREGRTVLVSSHLMNETSSFADHLIVLGQGRLLVDMPMREFLHSRSRPRVRVRVDTAESPRFSEALARKGLRAEQGEDGRWTVEAVRAAEIGALAAAEGIPVLQLMDEQATLEQAYLDLTAGAAEFESAADTRTTRQEVGT, encoded by the coding sequence ATGACCAGTATCGACGTCAATGAGCTCACCAAGGACTACGGTGCGACCCGCGCCGTGGACCGACTCACGTTCAGCGTGCGGCCCGGCCGGGTCACCGGTTTCCTCGGACCGAACGGGGCGGGCAAGTCCACCACCATGCGGCTGGTCCTCGGCCTGGACCGGCCCACGGCCGGCACCGCCACGATCGGCGGGCGCGCATATGAGGCTCTGAACGATCCGCTTCGTCGCGTCGGCGTGCTGCTCGACGCGCAGGCCGCCCACGGCTCGCGGTCGGCGCGCGACCACCTGCTCACCCTGGCCACGAGCAATGGCCTGGGACGGGCACGGGTCGAGGAAGTACTGGAGGAGGCCGGACTCGGTCGCGTCGGGGGCCGACGGGTCAAGACGTTCTCCCTCGGTATGCGCCAGCGCCTCGGCATAGCGGCGGCACTGCTCGGCGACCCGGAGGTGATCATGCTCGACGAGCCGTCGAACGGACTGGATCCGGAAGGCATCATCTGGGTCCGGGAGTTGATGAAGCGGATGGCGCGGGAGGGCCGCACCGTGCTGGTCTCCAGCCACTTGATGAACGAGACATCGTCGTTCGCCGACCATCTGATCGTCCTCGGACAGGGCCGGCTGCTCGTCGACATGCCGATGCGGGAGTTCCTCCACTCCCGGAGCCGGCCCCGGGTGCGAGTAAGGGTGGACACGGCCGAATCGCCCCGGTTCAGCGAGGCCTTGGCACGCAAGGGACTCCGGGCCGAGCAGGGCGAGGACGGGCGCTGGACCGTCGAGGCGGTGAGAGCGGCCGAGATCGGTGCCCTCGCTGCCGCGGAAGGCATTCCTGTTCTCCAGCTCATGGACGAACAGGCCACGCTGGAACAGGCCTACCTGGATCTCACCGCGGGGGCCGCGGAGTTCGAGTCCGCAGCTGATACCCGCACCACCCGACAGGAGGTTGGAACATGA
- a CDS encoding sensor histidine kinase: protein MSRFLRPLTTPVTYTRWLHLLLPGAAVSVWLFISTDTPWVPVVLAALVGLIPGMRLAEGVQAQLLLTPEERGEPGASISVAPSTSWSERWRTSLWLEVRLLCAALAGMATVWLSATSVDLIRSAVGSKPSADWFAAGLGTHWWAALLAPVPLVMLLAIIVSCGELITAAARWLLGPTPKQRMTALEERTEQLLERNRIARELHDSIGHALTVAVVQAGAARAAHDPEFTERALSAIEETGRDALDDLERVLRVLRESGEPSGRQPSLSEADRLLDSARGSGAEVDADLSGPLEQVPASVSREGYRILQEALTNVLRHAGSVAVRVRITVADGRLELEVTNPLMGSTDAALAGSADTAGGGSGLRGIRERAALLGGSARTGPYRGEWMVHASLPLYRIR from the coding sequence ATGTCCCGCTTCCTCCGCCCGTTGACCACGCCGGTCACCTACACCCGGTGGCTGCATCTGCTCCTGCCCGGCGCCGCTGTGAGTGTCTGGCTGTTCATATCGACGGACACTCCCTGGGTGCCCGTCGTCCTCGCGGCCCTGGTCGGGCTGATCCCCGGAATGCGCCTGGCCGAGGGGGTCCAGGCACAACTGCTGCTCACCCCCGAGGAGCGGGGTGAACCGGGGGCATCGATTTCCGTCGCTCCCTCCACGTCGTGGTCCGAGCGGTGGCGGACGTCCCTCTGGCTGGAGGTGCGCCTGCTCTGTGCCGCGCTGGCCGGCATGGCGACGGTGTGGCTGTCGGCCACGTCGGTCGATCTCATCCGCTCGGCGGTGGGTTCCAAACCGAGCGCCGATTGGTTCGCCGCCGGGCTGGGCACGCACTGGTGGGCCGCGCTCCTCGCTCCGGTTCCCCTGGTGATGCTGCTCGCCATCATCGTGAGCTGCGGGGAGCTCATCACCGCGGCAGCCCGCTGGCTGCTCGGGCCGACCCCGAAACAGCGGATGACCGCGTTGGAGGAGCGCACGGAGCAGCTGCTCGAACGCAACCGGATAGCGCGCGAGCTCCACGATTCGATCGGGCATGCCCTGACGGTCGCCGTCGTTCAGGCAGGTGCCGCCCGGGCGGCACACGACCCGGAGTTCACCGAGCGGGCACTGTCGGCAATCGAGGAGACGGGCCGTGACGCGCTGGACGATCTGGAACGAGTGCTGAGAGTGCTCCGCGAATCGGGTGAGCCGTCGGGTCGACAGCCGTCGCTGAGCGAGGCGGACCGTCTGCTGGACTCGGCGCGCGGGTCGGGAGCCGAGGTCGATGCTGACCTGTCCGGCCCCCTGGAACAGGTACCGGCGTCGGTGTCCCGCGAGGGCTATCGCATTCTCCAGGAGGCCCTCACCAATGTTCTGCGCCATGCCGGATCTGTCGCGGTCCGGGTCCGCATCACCGTCGCGGATGGCCGGCTGGAGCTGGAAGTGACGAATCCGCTCATGGGTTCGACGGATGCCGCGCTCGCGGGCTCGGCCGATACCGCGGGGGGCGGCAGCGGGCTGCGGGGCATCAGGGAGAGAGCCGCGCTGCTGGGCGGCAGTGCCAGGACCGGGCCGTACAGGGGGGAATGGATGGTGCACGCGAGCCTTCCTCTGTACCGCATACGCTGA
- a CDS encoding response regulator transcription factor, translated as MPVTVLLVDDEPLVRAGLRAVLEAQPDIEVVGEAGDGAAVIPLVRQLRPDVVAMDVRMPLMDGIEATRVVLRTVPDPPKILVVTTFENDEYVYEALRAGADGFLLKRARPAEIVHAVRLVAEGESLLFPAAVRQLAAEYGTNKAREVMERASLTEREEAVLRLMARGLSNAEIAARLVVGVETVKSHVSAVLAKLGARDRTQAVIAAYESGFVAPS; from the coding sequence ATGCCGGTTACCGTTCTTCTCGTCGACGACGAGCCCCTGGTCCGCGCGGGACTGCGCGCAGTTCTGGAAGCCCAGCCCGACATCGAGGTGGTCGGTGAGGCGGGCGACGGCGCCGCGGTGATCCCGTTGGTGCGTCAGCTGCGGCCCGATGTGGTGGCGATGGACGTCCGGATGCCGCTCATGGACGGCATCGAGGCGACTCGGGTGGTACTGCGGACCGTGCCCGATCCGCCGAAGATCCTGGTGGTGACGACGTTCGAGAACGACGAGTACGTCTACGAGGCGTTGCGGGCCGGCGCGGACGGATTTCTCCTCAAGCGGGCCCGGCCGGCCGAGATCGTGCACGCGGTGCGCCTGGTGGCGGAGGGCGAGTCCTTGCTGTTCCCCGCCGCGGTCCGGCAGCTGGCAGCCGAATACGGTACGAACAAGGCGCGGGAGGTCATGGAGCGGGCTTCCCTCACCGAGCGCGAGGAGGCTGTGCTGCGCCTGATGGCCCGCGGGCTGTCCAATGCCGAGATCGCGGCCCGGCTCGTGGTGGGCGTCGAGACGGTGAAGTCCCATGTCAGCGCCGTGCTGGCGAAGTTGGGTGCCCGGGACCGCACCCAGGCGGTCATCGCCGCCTACGAGTCCGGATTCGTCGCTCCGAGCTGA
- a CDS encoding ROK family transcriptional regulator — MGRLTGGDPSLLRRINSAVVLHALRGAESPTLTDLTRITGLSRPTVEGVVEGLFEAGLVVESAPDGAEARRQGRPARRFRFRAEAGHLLGIEIGPHRVSALLSGLDGRIIGAGSREVSETACADDRLDRVRTVVADVLRRTGVARSSLRAVGVGSPGIVEADGTVRLGTALPDWTGLALGERLRRSFRCPVLVENDANAAAVAEHWKGAATESDDIVFVLAGLSPGAGSLIGGRLHRGFGGAAGEIGALHLLGRDVTPERLLSTTDTPLDPLDEHAVAAVFAKARRGDEQAQAAVERFIQRLVHDVAALVLALDPELVVIGGWAAGLDGVLDPLRGELARYCLRPPRVALSLLGEAAVATGALRLALDHVEEQLFAVEGTVTARR, encoded by the coding sequence GTGGGCCGGCTGACCGGTGGGGACCCGTCGTTGCTGCGACGGATCAATTCCGCGGTGGTGCTGCACGCCCTCCGGGGTGCGGAATCCCCGACCCTTACGGACCTGACCCGGATCACGGGTCTGTCCCGGCCCACGGTCGAGGGCGTCGTGGAGGGACTGTTCGAGGCCGGCCTGGTCGTCGAGTCGGCCCCGGACGGGGCCGAGGCGCGGCGTCAAGGGCGTCCGGCCCGCCGGTTCCGGTTCCGGGCCGAGGCGGGACACCTCCTGGGCATCGAGATCGGCCCGCATCGGGTCTCGGCGTTGTTGTCGGGGCTGGACGGCCGGATCATCGGCGCCGGCTCGCGCGAGGTGTCGGAGACCGCCTGTGCGGACGACCGCCTCGACAGGGTGCGGACCGTGGTCGCCGACGTGCTCAGGCGGACCGGCGTGGCCCGCAGCAGTCTGCGGGCGGTCGGCGTGGGCAGCCCCGGCATCGTGGAGGCCGACGGCACCGTCCGGCTCGGGACCGCGCTGCCGGACTGGACGGGGCTGGCGCTCGGTGAGCGTCTGAGGCGCTCGTTCCGCTGCCCCGTGCTCGTGGAGAACGATGCGAACGCGGCGGCGGTCGCGGAGCACTGGAAGGGTGCGGCCACGGAGTCCGACGACATCGTGTTCGTGCTGGCGGGTCTGAGCCCCGGCGCGGGTTCTCTCATCGGCGGACGACTGCACCGCGGTTTCGGCGGCGCGGCCGGCGAGATCGGTGCCTTGCATCTCCTCGGCCGTGACGTCACGCCGGAAAGACTGCTGTCAACGACGGACACGCCGCTGGACCCGCTCGACGAACACGCGGTCGCCGCTGTGTTCGCCAAGGCACGGCGCGGTGACGAGCAGGCCCAGGCCGCTGTCGAACGGTTCATCCAGCGTCTGGTGCACGACGTTGCGGCGCTGGTCCTGGCGCTCGATCCGGAGCTGGTGGTCATCGGCGGCTGGGCCGCCGGGCTGGACGGGGTGCTGGATCCGCTCCGCGGTGAGCTGGCCCGTTACTGCCTGCGGCCTCCTCGGGTCGCCCTGTCGCTCCTCGGCGAGGCCGCCGTGGCCACGGGTGCACTGCGACTGGCGCTCGACCATGTGGAGGAGCAGCTCTTCGCCGTGGAGGGAACGGTGACGGCCCGCCGCTGA
- a CDS encoding GntR family transcriptional regulator, protein MGTTQLESVQEPKYWHLKTVLSEALDSDFAVGEILPNERELAARFGVARATLRQALEQLELEGRLQRRRGVGTTVAPPRVGVAVSTAQHDWTGGGAGEAWQSVDCRTAAAPAAVAGMLDVAGDEPVHIVRRIRLTHGQAVAAELLYVPAASVPDLSAIETPSGPARARSVVRELHRLGLDGQDRSVELGSARADDAKELDRLPGAPVLVVTTRYLAAGGTAAVSVATYRADTCRLTFGDSGDLEISHDDRAQQAS, encoded by the coding sequence GTGGGGACCACGCAGCTGGAATCGGTGCAGGAGCCGAAGTACTGGCACCTCAAGACCGTGCTCAGTGAGGCACTCGACTCGGACTTTGCGGTGGGGGAGATTCTTCCCAACGAGCGCGAGCTCGCCGCCCGGTTCGGCGTCGCCCGGGCCACGCTCCGGCAGGCCCTTGAACAGCTCGAACTCGAAGGCAGGCTGCAACGCCGCCGAGGAGTGGGCACCACCGTCGCTCCGCCGCGCGTGGGAGTCGCCGTCTCCACCGCTCAGCACGACTGGACCGGGGGCGGTGCGGGCGAGGCCTGGCAGTCGGTCGACTGCAGGACGGCAGCCGCACCGGCCGCCGTGGCCGGGATGCTCGACGTGGCAGGTGACGAGCCCGTTCACATCGTGCGCAGGATCCGCCTCACGCACGGACAGGCGGTCGCGGCGGAGCTGTTGTACGTACCGGCGGCCTCCGTTCCGGATCTCTCGGCGATAGAGACCCCGTCCGGTCCCGCCAGGGCCCGCAGTGTCGTACGTGAACTGCACCGGCTCGGCCTCGACGGTCAGGACCGTTCCGTGGAGCTCGGCTCGGCGCGCGCGGACGACGCCAAGGAGCTCGACCGGCTCCCCGGCGCCCCTGTCCTCGTCGTGACGACCCGCTACCTCGCGGCCGGCGGCACAGCCGCCGTCTCCGTCGCCACGTACCGGGCCGACACCTGCCGCCTCACCTTCGGCGACTCGGGCGATCTGGAGATCAGCCACGACGACCGGGCCCAGCAGGCATCCTGA
- a CDS encoding alpha/beta fold hydrolase, whose amino-acid sequence MATTVPFTVESPRGPRTVSVAYERSGAGEPLLLLHGIGHHRQAWDPVIPVLALERDVIAVDLPGFGASPGLPDDVAYDLTTVAPLLGSFCEAIGVDRPHVAGNSLGGLLALELGREKLVRSVTALSPAGFWTDPERRYAFGTLRAMRLAAESMPLPLIERLSRSAAGRTVLTSTIYARPGRRAPEAAVSETLALRRATGFHRTLAAGRSVRFADDVPGLPVTIAWGGHDRLLLRRQGIRAKHTVPGARLVRLPGCGHVPMNDDPALVARVILDTSR is encoded by the coding sequence ATGGCCACCACGGTTCCGTTCACCGTCGAGTCACCCCGAGGACCGCGGACCGTGTCCGTGGCGTACGAGCGGTCGGGTGCCGGTGAGCCGCTGCTGCTGCTCCACGGAATCGGCCACCACCGTCAGGCCTGGGACCCCGTGATCCCGGTCCTGGCCCTGGAACGGGATGTCATCGCCGTGGACCTGCCCGGCTTCGGCGCCTCTCCGGGTTTGCCCGATGACGTGGCGTACGACCTGACGACCGTGGCGCCGCTGCTCGGGAGCTTCTGCGAGGCGATCGGGGTGGACCGCCCCCACGTGGCGGGCAACTCGCTCGGCGGCCTGCTGGCGCTGGAGCTGGGCCGCGAGAAACTCGTACGCTCGGTGACCGCGCTCTCGCCCGCCGGTTTCTGGACGGATCCCGAGCGCCGGTACGCGTTCGGAACCCTCCGCGCCATGCGGCTCGCTGCGGAGTCGATGCCGCTGCCTCTCATCGAGCGCCTGTCCCGTAGCGCCGCCGGTCGCACCGTCCTGACCAGCACCATCTATGCCCGGCCCGGACGGCGCGCACCGGAGGCGGCCGTGTCCGAGACCCTCGCCCTGCGACGGGCGACCGGTTTCCACCGGACCCTGGCCGCCGGCAGGAGCGTCCGGTTCGCCGACGACGTGCCGGGGCTACCGGTGACCATCGCCTGGGGCGGCCATGACCGGCTCCTCCTGCGACGCCAGGGCATCCGGGCCAAGCACACCGTCCCCGGCGCCCGGCTGGTCCGGCTTCCCGGCTGCGGTCACGTCCCGATGAACGACGACCCGGCTCTGGTGGCGCGGGTGATTCTCGACACCAGCCGCTGA
- the pdxR gene encoding MocR-like pyridoxine biosynthesis transcription factor PdxR yields the protein MTSSGTTSTPGTDGGARESVSAAWELLLPAASAPARGRGRALQSALREAVRSGRLAPGTRLPSTRALAADLGVSRGLVTEAYEQLTAESYLRSGHGAGTWVSGSVRAARGGARDLAPRAPGTRVDFRPGTPDLSLFPRGAWAATHRSVLGRLPHSALGYPDPRGLPELRDALAALLTRRRGVVADPERLLVCSGVAQASTLLGFVLHGRGLTTVGVEDPGSPEHAALFSSAGLATARLPLDDEGLSMGHLVRSGVRAVVTTPAHQFPTGIAYSAARRSRLLDWARETDGVIVEDDYDGDFRYDRAPVGALQGLDPEHVAYTGSVSKSLAPGLRLGWLLAPASMTDEIVDRKRTMDMGNPAVDQAVLADFIVRGGYDRQLRRCQRAYRERRDVLTTALAEHFPGAEVSGIAAGLHVIARLPERYGPEAEFVSRAAEAGIALRPLDDCRDVRSADASVSLVIGYAHLPPADIAHGVRLLAACRRSRG from the coding sequence ATGACGTCTTCGGGGACCACTTCGACGCCCGGTACGGACGGCGGTGCGCGGGAGTCCGTCTCGGCCGCCTGGGAACTGCTCCTCCCGGCCGCTTCGGCACCGGCCCGCGGGCGCGGACGGGCGCTGCAGTCCGCGCTGCGGGAGGCGGTCCGTTCCGGCCGTCTGGCGCCAGGGACCCGGCTGCCGTCGACCCGCGCGCTCGCCGCGGACCTCGGCGTCTCGCGCGGCCTGGTCACCGAGGCCTACGAACAGCTGACCGCCGAGAGCTATCTGCGCAGCGGGCACGGGGCGGGGACATGGGTGAGCGGGTCGGTGCGGGCGGCCAGGGGCGGCGCCCGCGATCTCGCTCCCCGCGCCCCCGGCACACGCGTCGACTTCCGGCCGGGCACGCCGGACCTCTCGCTCTTCCCGCGCGGCGCCTGGGCCGCCACCCATCGTTCGGTTCTCGGCCGGCTGCCGCACAGCGCACTGGGTTATCCGGACCCGCGCGGGCTGCCGGAGCTGCGTGACGCGCTGGCCGCGCTGCTGACACGGCGCCGCGGGGTGGTGGCCGACCCGGAGCGCCTGCTGGTCTGCTCCGGCGTCGCCCAGGCAAGCACCCTGCTCGGCTTCGTCCTGCACGGACGCGGACTGACCACCGTCGGTGTCGAGGATCCCGGGAGCCCGGAGCACGCCGCCCTCTTCTCGTCGGCGGGGCTTGCCACGGCGCGACTGCCGCTCGATGACGAAGGACTGTCGATGGGGCACCTCGTGCGCTCCGGCGTGCGAGCCGTCGTGACCACTCCGGCCCATCAGTTCCCCACCGGAATCGCGTACTCCGCCGCTCGTCGCAGCCGGCTTCTGGACTGGGCCAGGGAGACGGACGGCGTGATCGTGGAGGACGACTACGACGGCGACTTCCGCTACGACCGCGCCCCCGTCGGCGCCCTCCAGGGCCTCGACCCCGAGCATGTCGCGTACACCGGCTCGGTGAGCAAGTCCCTGGCGCCCGGTCTGCGGCTCGGCTGGCTCCTGGCACCGGCATCGATGACGGACGAGATCGTCGACCGCAAGCGGACCATGGACATGGGCAATCCCGCCGTCGACCAGGCGGTGCTCGCCGACTTCATCGTCCGGGGCGGCTACGACCGGCAGTTGCGCCGCTGTCAGCGCGCCTACCGGGAGCGTCGTGACGTCCTGACGACCGCGCTCGCCGAGCACTTCCCGGGCGCCGAGGTCAGCGGTATCGCGGCGGGACTGCACGTCATCGCCCGACTGCCCGAACGGTACGGCCCCGAAGCCGAGTTCGTGAGCCGCGCGGCGGAGGCCGGAATCGCTTTGCGGCCCCTCGACGACTGCCGCGACGTACGGTCCGCCGACGCCTCGGTGAGCCTGGTGATCGGCTACGCACACCTGCCGCCGGCGGACATCGCACACGGTGTCCGTCTGCTCGCAGCATGCCGGCGGAGCAGAGGCTGA